The Poecilia reticulata strain Guanapo linkage group LG1, Guppy_female_1.0+MT, whole genome shotgun sequence DNA window TACATCAGACATTGTGATGTGACtatctgtttttatatatttttttctgaaactccattTGTGAGGCTTTAGAAAAGTTATGTTTGTCTTCTCTTCTCAGAGAACCCATGAATGATGTGGAGAACTTCACAATCTTCATAAAGAACAGCATCCGTTTCCCAACTTTTAACTACACCAAGTACAACACATTTTATACTACTTTCTGTCTGATTCTGATATTAACTCACATTGTAGGTGATCAGATTATAACTGGAGAAAGCAGACCACTAGTACTTATGAATTAATGTTAGTTATGACCGAATATAACTGATCAGTGTTAGTCCCAGGCTAGTTCAAGTTTTCtcttttggatttatttcacCCAGAATATAGATAACATCAGTCAAATGTAGTGATGATGATTTGACATAAATTGTGTCTTTCTGCAGAGGGAACTTCCTTCCATCAATAACCAATGAATACATCAAAAAGTGTAACTTTAACAAAGAAAAGGACATCTACTGCCCTATCTTCAAAGTGGGGGACATTCTTAAAAATGCAGAGCAAAACTTCACTCAGCTGGCAAACACGGTAAAAACagcaattcctttttttttatagggaTTCAATTAAATTTGTGATGTTTACTGCACATCTTGTGACATTAAAATATGACCTACTAAGCTTCCTTGAACATGTTAGGTTAGGTTTATGGGTCATACAAAACATGCTCCttgtattttttgcttaaaaccattcttagataatgagattttagtctgcgaAGATCTTTCAAATTGAGTTGTTtaagggcgtcttgtcactttagaagctgctgctggccagcCCTgtaaacggctcattttccagacattaaaaaacactAACCTTTTACCAAAACATATCTGGAtgatttttaaagcactttgattgttttctgtttatccTTATATTCCTCCTCTGTTAGGGTGGAGTGATTGGAATAATGATCAGCTGGATGTGTGATCTGGATAAATCAGACGATGAATGTAAACCATTGTATTCGTTCACCCGACTCGATGCCATGTCGCAGCAGAGCAACGTTTCTCCTGGGTACAATTTCAGGTGATTTAAGTTTCTTTCATATTTACCAACCAGAAAACTTAGTTGTATATTTTGGACCAATAGACTAGCATCATAgtttggtgcaaaaaaataacaattttttttgcctatttgtagatttttttttcaaagcaaaactaaaatattcagcttttgacacattttattgtaatttttttgttattatctAGGTTAAATATAAGAGATAAACACATTGAAATAGTTgtatgtttgtatttgtttgtacAGGTTTGCCAAATACTATAAGATGGAAAATGGGACAGACTATCGCACTCTGGTCAAAGCTTTTGCCATTCGATTTGATGTTATTGTCAATGGAAATGTGagtatatattaatatttaaaagcaatttattcCAAATTAACTCAGGAACCTTTCAGTTACATTAGAGATTTGAATTctcttgtttatgtttgttcaaAACAAGTGAGTGGAAAACTGTGTATATTgacaaaaatctttgtttttaggCAGGAAAGTTTAACATGATCCCAACAATCATAAATATGGTGGCAGCGTTCACATCAGTGGGAGTGGTGAGCTAAACTCTTATAATTTAAACTAATATTATCCAACAAGTTTTATATCTTACATCATTTTCTAGGTTTaccagaatttaaaaaataaatgacttctTTTTGTTGCCTCAAAAATCTTGGTTAATTAGGGTTTTACTAGAAATGCATCAATCCAGTATTACAAAAACAGATCTAGttagtctaattctatgcttcattgcttattttacattatttagaattcctatttgccctttctgaaccatttgaaagaaaatttgttgctgtttttttgtacattttactATTGTTGTAGGCAGTTTcagtttataatttatttttacattgactgTTATACTTCACTggctgaacaaattaaagttgtttttacacgtttgaccaagcttgtgaagctattggtgtattgagagttatcaaatacatttttaattcagtacATTAATGTCTTTGCTTAAAaagggaaacattttaagtctaTTCAATGCTCTTTTTCTGTCAGATCGGCCGACACTGATACCAACTCAGATGTCGGTATCAGtgtcaaaagtgaaaaaattgTATCAGTGCATCTTTATTCCTTACAGTTTATTcttctgttattgttgttgtttcctAGGGCACAGTGCTTTGTGATATAATACTGCTAAACTTCCTGAAGGGTGCAGAGCAGTACAAAGCTAAGAAGTTTGAAGAGGTAAAGTTAAACTCCGTAAAAcagcagtatgtaacttttataaaaacatgttctttacatatttgttaaaactgttaccaTGTAACAGTTATGAaacggataatctgtgaaaagatcgatctccttCACCTCCCACTTGAGCTACTatgaaccaaaaacaaccaatcagagccaggaggagggacttatggcggagaaacaacttaaaacCGTTAATCCACCGTTATcggtggtcatgctaactagctttagcgttcacaacaggctatgctaggtGCGGcgtagcagagagaaagaggggaaGGCGATTGACAGAGCTaggccccgcctcctggctctgattggttgtttcgaGTTAgttctagaaacaaccaatcagtcagtagatgttttttttttctcccgtACTAAACTATCACAgtatagtgacagtttcaacaaatatgttaaatttttgtattttttataataaacctTAATATCATGAGTTAATGTAGGCTGAATgcctttgggggaaaaaaaagttttctcctTGTAATTTGTATTTTGACCTGATTAACTTgcgttgtttttaaatgtgatgtagaaataaatttgaGTTAGGCTGagtttttccttctgtcttttaCTCTAGGTTTCGGACAATCCGTTGGACATCCAGAGCAACGGCTTGTATCACTCCCAGCTGTCGCTCAGACAAACACATTTCAAGTCCAGTGACTCTGGGGCATTTTCTATTGACCATTTCagctaaataaacagaaaatatctccGGGGTTTCAATCATATAGCCTCTTTCAAGGCTGAGaacatcaaaattacaaaaatatatcaaCTTAATGTAGCATAAAAGCATGGCTGTCTTTGCATGAGGATTGTTGAACCAGTTGTCTTAAAGATGATTTTGGTACCCCATAGAAATGATAGCAATAAACAACTGGTTTACTGCTCtgtaataatttattcttttatacGTGTATAGTTGCAACCAGACGATTGAATGCACCAGATAAAAAGATACACTTCTTTTCTCCTTACTGTCTGAAACTAAATCCGACTAAACTTCTCTTGTTTAAGGTCAGTTAGAATCACCAAAACTATTCTTGCTTTGACAAGCTGTGTTTCCAGTACAATCTAAATaagtttttgatttaaaagttgttCCTCTGGATAACTGCAATGTAGAGCTACTGATGTGGTGTCACTGTATGTacacttctggtttcaactgtatgtgTCTAAGTACAAGAGCATGAAGATAGactgcaaatttattttatgatgaTGCCCCAAATACTCCCTCATCAATCCCTCTTAATACAATTGTgacaaaatcaagaaataaaaactttaacagacagttttcattcattccagcaaaaaaaatagtaaaaagaCATAATCTTCTTACAAGTATACAAATAATGGAGTAGTTCTGTCAACGGTTTATTTGTGAAGGTGAATAAAGGTGATTATgaatttttctcttattttttaacatttcaagcaTGAgtggaaacatgtaaaaaatgctATCTGGATAAGCAGAAATGAGTAACTATTTCCCAAATAGTTTGTCAAACATTGTCAAGTGGTAAatctatttaattttagtttcaaGTATCCTTCCACTTTATTTGTTCTTGTCATTGAGCCACTCTGTAATTAATTTGGTGGAATACTTAGagcttttgttcatttaaaaaactgtaatcTTCTGattttttcctctaaatttaAGAACCGCCGTTATGTCCAAACACCGCTGACTCCAACATTAAAGTGCTTTTGCAGTCTTCAGTGTGTGGTTGTGTATACTTTCTTTCATAATGCTCATTTCTCATCTCCTAAAGCGAATTCTGGTCTATTTTGCTACaggtcatgttttattgtgattacTTTTTAAACAACCAGGAGATTATATAGATTTCACCACTTGTTAAactaatttatgatttttttattgacagattttaacaaaaactgcaggtgtgtttctgtatctggtgaatttttggttatgtttgtttttaaatcagtgttttttcttttgttttttaccacaGACAAAGCTTTGATAAAcgataatgaaaaaaaaaaagtttttatatacCACAAGTGTGAATGTCCTCCTATTATCCCACTTTCTCAACTTGTACTTCTTCTGTTGCCGTGTTGACGATGATGGCACGTCTTTCTGGTGCTCAGACTGAAtgaaggttattttattttcttcctcagcAACAGGATCCCTCTGAGAGAAGCCAAGTCTCTCTTTCACATGGTGTCAGATCTCAGCCATTTTGGATGCGAATGGGAACAGCAGAGTTGGTTTTCGCTCCTTCCTTCAAAAGCACAGGCACAAAGGGAGCgacacaggaaaaacaaagtgagCATTTAGGTAGATGAGGATCCGCCTGAAACCAGAACTCTGCCTGGTATTCACTGATctaaagtcaagtcaagttgatttgtgtagcacatttcagcagcagcagcagaggtggGCTGTGATAtgtttactcaattacatttacttgaataaccttctgaaaaaaatgtaccttttagattatttttactatgcCGTATATTTTACTTGAGTGATTTTATGATGAAgtaacttttacttgagtaaaattgaTTCTCTACCCACTGTGAGTAACTGGACTGAATatagaacaaacatgttttaaccaaaaattcacctgTTGTCAACTACATATGCTTTacattgaaagaaattgatttggattttttttttcatttgcctgcttttgatcatttgatcatttgttATTTATACGAATTtatatgaatttttattttggtccatAAAATACCCCAAATTTCCGcatatttttacactttggTCCATTTGATCAGTTAGTCAGAACTTCAGTAGATTTGtttaccaaatacctttttattcttacttgagtaattttctGTATGACTACTacgctgtaaaaaaaagaagtctctAATTTACAGTAGAACTCAGGTAACAGCTGCCGATATTTTACCGtaaattaaagacttttttttttcttaactcttACTTTTtagttgagtaaaaatatgttgaagtagtgctactcttactttaCCCACGTCtggctttacatcatgaaaatataacaataacATGAACAATCACCAATTGTAAAATCAGTAGTAGAAATTACATGTTATCATGTGCCGTcaaaatgttggtcaatgttttatttattatgatttAAAAGCAAATCTAATCTAGCGGGTTTTTAGCCTCGATTTAAAAGAGCTCAGTATCTCCTCTATTTTTGGAactttctggaagtttgttccagatttgtgatgcCAGTCAATTTCTTGGTgcagattttcttaattttgtgaGATCGATGATCTTCCTCAAGATTGATAGCCAATCTTATCCCCatatcttatctacctcagcaaaggtctaaaaatcaaccgctgtcctcttctgctttcCCGTAAAGGAGGTTTtactgacagaccggcccaccaggtcatgtctgagGGTTTGCAGTTACCAATAGTCAcctcactgttgccaactcagagACTTTCTTAGTAAATGCCTTTTTATTTAGCATCtgtagctaaataaaaaaaaaaacttcttgttGATCGTTGTTATCAAATAATGCAGTcgaatttagtttatttaaaaagttttccacCTAAGGAAACTCAGCTGAAACAATAGGTGCtcagtgatctttttttttttttttaattaattttattaagaagCCTATTTGCTCCTGGACAAACATCACACAGACTATCTCAAACATCTCTGTAATGTGTTTGAACTTTTCTGCTGCACAGAAACACGCAGACTCGTCATCATGGCTGCAGATGTGGCACATCTGGCCAACTGGACTGAGTCATACTTGGCGATCTACACCTtcctctcttttcctctctctgccGCCATGACAGTAGAGTTGTTGGCAAGCATTAAACCAGAGAAGCTGAGTTATGAAGCTCAACTTGGGAGAGGATCTTAGAGGGTGTGTAAACAAAAAGTGAACTTGTAAAAAGTCCCTCTGTCTAGCCTGAGTGGATTTTTCTGGCACAATAAAGTTGTGTGCAACTCCACAGCCACTCCCTCTTGGCAGCTGGCCGACATTTTCCTGCAGGCCTGCAATGAGAACTGGGACAAGGAAGGGAGATTAAAGTAAAGTAAGGTGAGAGGAAACAAAGAGTCTTCTTTTCCTCTTATCTCCTTTCTTTGCCACTATGACATCACCGCCATGCAGAAGTGGGTAAAATAGTAcgacttcaacatgtttttactcaaggaaaagtaaaaaagtacagcatagtaaaaatactaagaaaaaaaatacatttaaatatatgttCATAAAACTTCAGCAGGGTCCAAATTGGAGTcataaatttgaacaaaattttaattaaaactatgTTTTGTCCCCATTTAAATGTTGATGGACCATGCCTTCATTGTTGTTGAGGAAAAGAATTACTCTTGTTTAGTTGGGACATATCCAACATTGTACAGTAAAATATACTTAATATCTGACTTGATAATTAATTTGATATCTAATCAATTTCCCCTTGAGGATCAATGTAgcatattctattctattttataataaataaaatggagggAACACAAACTTCAACAATCAATATgtattaaagttttatacaaGACATTGAAGACTGAATAGTTAACCTAGTGGTTATTTTAAAGGGctatgcaatatttatttatttaaattaaacccTCTGGACGTTGCCGTTTCGCGTGGGGGAGGGGATGCTGAACGGTCTCCTTAACAATGGGTGTATTCCTTAACAGTTCACCGGTGGATCAATCGGGAGTGAATACTAAAAAGGCGGAGTGAGATGAGCTTTCCTCCGAAATGGACGACAAGTCCCGAGATTATTTGTCAAATTCATCTGATTTCATCAGCTCACTAATCTCCGTCAACAAAATGTGCAACACTGAAATATAAACTATGAGTGTTTACACTCACAGCCTGGAATGCATCATATTATGTCGATTCTTTGACGTTATCCCTTACTTTCTACACCAAAACAACTCATCGGTGTCATGGTCAAAGTGAATGGGTTCGCAGCTCCCACTGATGGATCTCTGAAAGGGGGCTTCCGTGGCATGCAGCAGTGGCTGGACAGATGGATAAAGTTTCCTCCTTTCTCGATTTGCTCGCCGAAGAATAAAATGAGGCGCACCAATAGATAACAACACTGAGCATGCGCCTGAGGTGTCGTCGAAGAAACGAgtaaacagaagaagaaaagaaggtgTTAGCGGATGATCGTGCTGACGTCACGTTTCTACTTCGGAGTTGGAGCTGAGTAGTAAGCGTGGAGCCGCGctttggaggagcagcagacaCCGCAACAATGGCCCCGAAGAGAGTATTTCACTGCTGCTCGTTGACGACTCTGAATCTCACAGCTGCTTAGTTGTGTCTCCCAGCGGCGAGAAGCAAACAGACGGACATTTTGGATAGTTCTGCGTTGTCTCCGGGGCTTTTACAACATGTCTTCCGCGGCGGTTGCTGCCTCCAGAAGACAGTCCTGCTATTTGTGCGATTTACCCCGCATGCCTTGGGCAATCATCTGGGATTTTACCGAGGCCGTTTGCCGGGGATGTGTCAATTATGAGGGCGCCGACCGAATCGAGTTTGTTATAGAGGCTACAAGACAGCTGAAACGGGTGCATGGCTTCCCGGAGGGCCGCTCTACCGGCCCGGGGAAGTCCCACCACGCCTCGGACCCGGGCTCCCGTCCGCCGCAAACTCTAGACCGATACCCGCTGTCTGAGAGGCCACCCCGTTTAGGTGTGGAGTACCCGGCGGGCAGGCAGACGAACGGCTTCCCCATCCCAAACGGATATCCAAAATCCGACGATCCACCTGAGCTCTCCAACTCCCGCAGGACGAGCTCAGTTCCTCCTAGTCTGGTGCCTTTGGTTAACGGCGGCATTTCCGCTGTTCACCCGCTTAACGGCCGTCCAGGTCAGATGAGTCTGGTCGTTTCGGGTCCCGTGGATCACGGGAAGCGCCACGAGGAGCTGAAGGACAAACAGAGGCCGGACAGCATGTCGGACATGTCGGAAAGCCACAAGGAGTGGGGAGGCAAAGGCAAAACGGTGAGGGACCTGATGGCGCTTCAGGACGGACGGTTTGCCATGCAGCGGATCATGGCGTATGAGGCTGGCGCCACTTCTTCAAAAACAGGTAGGAGTTGGTTTTATGCTCGAGGAATTTGGAATAAAACGTATTTACAggcatttttaacctttttttggTACAGTTTTAGCTCAATTAGTGCACCAAATATGTTGTTCTTAAAGCAAACGTCTTTGTTTTGAGTCTgttgacgattaatcgataacttAATTAGCTGGCGATTATTTCAACTATCGATTGATCacgaataattttttttctgcctttgcCTGCTGGCATGTGTTTGTGAACATGGTGAGCTTAAACAAAATATGTCATAACTTCTTCATGTTGCAACTATGCtaacacaacaaacatttttacatagtATACTTGCAAATTCCTTTTAAtcttgtctttttaaattttaagcaATTTAAATAGCAGGACTATTAAATCTTCTACATTCTATGTAGAGTTTTTGTCTGTTGTTTTCTATCAGACAAAAGTTTGAGTCCATGCAGACATCTTCACTCATGAGGTAACAACCAGCTAATACTtgttagctagctaactagccAGCTATCTAGCTGTGTGAGAAGCACAAAGCTGCTGCCAAGAGCCACAAAAAACTTCCACCTTTTatcctctgaaaaataaattatatcaaTTTCTGTTGTGCATTTCTGATATGGGTCTTAAATTTGAATTATAATGGtcataaaatatcttacaaagtcttaaatttgagttggcaTAACTGCATGGACTCTGTTACCtatgttgttattattaaagGTGTCCTATGATTCAAAATTCACATTATGCaggtttttatgcttccatttgggtctcaactgcttctaaaaaacagCCCAAGCTCTTAGAAAAGCGCCCAGCTGTtctttggcaataagttaatgttttttggtgtctggaaaatgatcaATTTCAAAAACCTCTACAATGGTAAGTCACATTTGGGGCACCTAGCATACGCTATTACCTAGCATCCCCAGTCAGAGAAACCCCAttgcctagcaactcaagcGGCGCTCCAGCAAGTTTggccagctggttttactgctttaTGTTGGAAAAGTCAAGTGTTCTGGATGTTGACTTGCCAGCCAGAAACCGTTTGCTGTgttcttgttgattgtgcaggagaCTCAACTTCTGCCATTCACAGCCTTTTTCACTTGTGAGTGTAAAGTTGAGTTGGGgacgtggccagcagcagcttatttggatttaaagtgacattaGGCCATAAAACAGCTCAtcctgaaaggagctcaaaccaggcagaactgagcagactaaaatgtCATTCTaatgattttatgcaaaaacaaatacaatgaatatgttttgtatattGCATAGAGCTATCCTGACTAGTCCAAAGAAGCATAATATATCACCATTAAtcatttgaattttctttttcagaccGAGGGAAGCAAAGTCGGCCTGCAAAGAGAAAAGCCTCCCCAGAGCCAGAAGGTGAGGGCAGCGCCGCCAAGATGAGCAACAGCGAGGGTCAGCCATGGCCCTCATCTTCTCTGCCAAgcttttcagctgctgcatcaCCCCACCCTACTGAAGCTGCCACCTCACAGAGTGTCCGGTCACCGATGGCGGCGCTCATCCATGCCACCGACAATGCAGGAAGCGCCGGCTCGCTCAAAGACGCCGCGGCGGCTGCCCGGCTGAACAGCAGCAGCCCCGTGTCACCTTCTTCCTCTTCCCAGAGGAGA harbors:
- the p2rx3b gene encoding P2X purinoceptor 3b; translated protein: MWSCMKNFFTYETTKSVVVKSWTIGIINRIVQLIIISYFIGWVFLWEKAYQVRDTAIESSVMTKVKGFGNYNNRVMDVADYVTPTQGGSVFCIITKMITTENQVQGYCPETEKYNCTKDSDCTKYRHRPGGYGIFTGNCVPFKTNISMCEIKGWCPAEIDTIKTEPMNDVENFTIFIKNSIRFPTFNYTKGNFLPSITNEYIKKCNFNKEKDIYCPIFKVGDILKNAEQNFTQLANTGGVIGIMISWMCDLDKSDDECKPLYSFTRLDAMSQQSNVSPGYNFRFAKYYKMENGTDYRTLVKAFAIRFDVIVNGNAGKFNMIPTIINMVAAFTSVGVGTVLCDIILLNFLKGAEQYKAKKFEEVSDNPLDIQSNGLYHSQLSLRQTHFKSSDSGAFSIDHFS
- the LOC103470826 gene encoding interferon regulatory factor 2-binding protein 2-B-like — protein: MSSAAVAASRRQSCYLCDLPRMPWAIIWDFTEAVCRGCVNYEGADRIEFVIEATRQLKRVHGFPEGRSTGPGKSHHASDPGSRPPQTLDRYPLSERPPRLGVEYPAGRQTNGFPIPNGYPKSDDPPELSNSRRTSSVPPSLVPLVNGGISAVHPLNGRPGQMSLVVSGPVDHGKRHEELKDKQRPDSMSDMSESHKEWGGKGKTVRDLMALQDGRFAMQRIMAYEAGATSSKTDRGKQSRPAKRKASPEPEGEGSAAKMSNSEGQPWPSSSLPSFSAAASPHPTEAATSQSVRSPMAALIHATDNAGSAGSLKDAAAAARLNSSSPVSPSSSSQRRPPQREGSAPPGSSGMDPPPLQSLSDSSAAPGGAPLCCTLCHERLEDTHFVQCPSVPAHKFCFPCSCDSIRQQGATGEVYCPSGERCPLVGSNVPWAFMQGEITTILAADIRVKKERDP